ctcgcctctgtcagtgcgccccagggcagctgtggctacattgtagctcatccccaccagtgtgtgaatgtgtgtgtgaatgggtgaatgactgattgtgttgtaaagcaccttggggggttataggactctagaaggtgctatatcaaatacaggccatttaccatttaccatataacTTCATCACAAGCACAATAGAAAGTAAAGAAATCTAAAAATAAAgaattcccagccatccaggttttgatagagtctaagcagatgtgtaacagctgcagcttagacatctcatggagcttaaaggagatgtacagttggatgtcatctgcataaagatggtaggggagtcctttaaaggagatgtacagttggatgtcatctgcataaagatgataAGCGAGTCCTTTAAAGGAGATGAACaggtggatgtcatctgcataaagatggtaggggagtcctttaaaggagatgaagagttggatgtcatctgcataaagatggtaggggagtcctttaaaagagatgtacagttggatgtcatctgcataaagatggtaggggagtcctttaaaagagatgtacagttggatgtcatctgcataaagatgataAGCGAGtcctttaaaggagatgtacagttggatgtcatctgcataaagatggtaggggagtcctttaaaggagatgaacaggtggatgtcatctgcataaagatggtaggggagtcctttaaaagagatgtacagttggatgtcatctgcataaagatggtaggggagtcctttaaaggagatgtacagttggatgtcatctgcataaagatgataAGCGAGTCCTTTAAAGGAGATGAACaggtggatgtcatctgcataaagatggtaggggagtcctttaaaggagatgtacagttggatgtcatctgcataaagatggtaggggagtcctttaaaggagatgtacagttggatgtcatctgcataaagatgataAGCGAGtcctttaaaggagatgtacagttggatgtcatctgcataaagatgataAGCGAGTCCTTTAAAGGAGATGAACaggtggatgtcatctgcataaagatggtaggggagtcctttaaaagagatgtacagttggatgtcatctgcataaagatggtaggggagtcctttaaaggagatgtacagttggatgtcatctgcataaagatgataAGCGAGTCCTTTAAAGGAGATGAACaggtggatgtcatctgcataaagatggtaggggagtcctttaaaggagatgaacaattggatgtcatctgcataaagatggtaggggagtcctttaaaggagatgaacagttggatgtcatctgcataaagatggtaggggagTCCTCTAAAGGAGATGaagagttggatgtcatctgcataaaaatggtaggGGAGTCCTTTAaaagagatgtacagttggatgtcatctccataaagatggtaggggagtcctttaaaggagatgtacaagtggatgtcatctgcataaagatgataAGCGAGtcctttaaaggagatgtacagttggatgtcatctgcataaagatggtaggggagtcctttaaaggagatgaacaggtggatgtcatctgcataaagatggtaggggagtcctttaaaagagatgtacagttggatgtcatctgcataaagatggtaggggagtcctttaaaggagatgtacagttggatgtcatctgcataaagatgataAGCGAGTCCTTTAAAGGAGATGAACaggtggatgtcatctgcataaagatggtaggggagtcctttaaaggagatgtacagttggatgtcatctgcataaagatggtaggggagtcctttaaaggagatgtacagttggatgtcatctgcataaagatgataAGCGAGtcctttaaaggagatgtacagttggatgtcatctgcataaagatgataAGCGAGTCCTTTAAAGGAGATGAACaggtggatgtcatctgcataaagatggtaggggagtcctttaaaagagatgtacagttggatgtcatctgcataaagatggtaggggagtcctttaaaggagatgtacagttggatgtcatctgcataaagatgataAGCGAGTCCTTTAAAGGAGATGAACaggtggatgtcatctgcataaagatggtaggggagtcctttaaaggagatgaacaattggatgtcatctgcataaagatggtaggggagtcctttaaaggagatgaacagttggatgtcatctgcataaagatggtaggggagTCCTCTAAAGGAGATGaagagttggatgtcatctgcataaaaatggtaggGGAGTCCTTTAaaagagatgtacagttggatgtcatctccataaagatggtaggggagtcctttaaaggagatgtacaagtggatgtcatctgcataaagatgataAGCGAGTCCTTTAAAGGAGATGAACaggtggatgtcatctgcataaagatggtaggggagTCCTTTTAAGGAGAtgaacagttggatgtcatctgcataaagatggtaggggagtcctttaaaggagatgaacaggtggatgtcatctgcataaagatggtaggggagTCCTTTTAAGGAGAtgaacagttggatgtcatctgcataaagatggtaggggagtcctttaaaggagatgaacagttggatgtcatctgcataaagatggtaggggagtcctttaaaggagatgaacagttggatgtcatctgcataaagatggtaggggagtcctttaaaggagatgtacaggtggatgtcatctgcataaagatggtaggggagTCCTTTTAAGGAGAtgaacagttggatgtcatctgcataaagatggtaggggagTCCTTTTAAGGAGAtgaacagttggatgtcatctgcataaagatggtaggggagtcctttaaaggagatgtacagttggatgtcatctgcataaagatggtaggggagtcctttaaaggagatgaacaggtggatgtcatctgcataaagatggtaggagactccTTTAAAGGAGATGAACAGGTGGATATTCATCCAGCTTTAGGAAGTCCAATTCTCCAGACCGTGGATGGTGATTTTTCTGTTGTATTGAaataattttatgtttatttatttagcagacgcttttatccaaagcaacttacagtttataacctatagggcatgttgtgatctgtgggggaaaccggagtacccggaggaaacccacgcatgcatggggagaacacgcacctccacgcagaaaggccgcagccgagttttgacctgcaaccttcgtgctgcgaggcaacagtgctaaccactgtgccaccatgcagccctcgcGCAATTTTAATTGAAGCTGAAATGAAAATTTGATTTTCAAATCCCACATAtctactagcctggcctgccagactcgtcctctgtctacacagagaatgagtctggttaTTCAGAGGCAGAGGGGCGCGACAAGCCAGCTCATAAATAACCAATCAGGAAAAAGGTGTCCAGCGACGGTGTAGACATCTTTCTTTGGAAGAAAAGCTTTGAgggcttcttcttgttgtggtttcaaaGACGTGTcccagtcatttagaacagaggaaagagccgcagcaaactctgcttcagacgccatgtttatgacaaacacaGCAGTTCTGATagcaggtggtgatgcaatgcattaGAGAACACCCAAgtggtccttctgtctgtatttgtatgTGAAGGTGACTTAGTGCTCACTAAAGACAGTTCATGTGAGAGGTGGTGAAATCTGAGTAAAATAAGATAAGTAAAATAAACGCGACCACAGAAAGTTCTCCAGTATgatctacaacccccccccccccccttagctCAGTCTGTAGGAAATTCCTGATCCAACAGCAGGGTCACCCAATCACAAGTTAGCATGAcgtggcagagccaatcagtgagcttgtgggcGGGTCTAAGGGGAAATAGGCTTTTCAGTTTGAGGCGGcagcctccgcatggtcctagtgcctgacCTGTTTCTAAGTATGACAGTTTTGGACGGTAAAATCTGACGTAAGACCGgagaaagttgtgtgtgtgtgtgtgtgtgtgtgtgtgtgtgtgtgtgtgtgtgtgtgtgtgtgtgtgtgtgtgtgtgtgtgtgtgtgtgtgtgtgtgtgtgtgtgtgtgtgtgtgtgttgccttcTCCATCccaagtgagtcgtggaggatggctgcttgtagtgagccaggattctctggagatttcttcctgttaaaagggagttttcctcttcactgtcgctgcatgcttgcttagtatgaggattgctgtaaagactctgacactagtcagtgactcgatgcaccctgctgggttccttatataggaaactgttTACTGACTGGCCTTAATGACCTGACCCgtattgtttactgtgtgaaggtccttgagacgactctggtcctgatttggtgctttataaataaacttgaatttaattgaacagTTAAAGTTATTCACATATTGGATTTTTGATGATGTCATAGCTGCTCATTGGACAGTCAGAAGCTCTATTCATTTACATATCTGCCTGGAAACCGTAGATAACATTTTGTTTGTCTCTAAAACCTTTCACAGGAGTC
This Nothobranchius furzeri strain GRZ-AD chromosome 16, NfurGRZ-RIMD1, whole genome shotgun sequence DNA region includes the following protein-coding sequences:
- the LOC139063461 gene encoding uncharacterized protein isoform X2; protein product: MELKGDVQLDVICIKMVGESFKGDVQLDVICIKMISESFKGDEQVDVICIKMVGESFKGDEELDVICIKMVGESFKRDVQLDVICIKMVGESFKRDVQLDVICIKMISESFKGDVQLDVICIKMVGESFKGDEQVDVICIKMVGESFKRDVQLDVICIKMVGESFKGDVQLDVICIKMISESFKGDEQVDVICIKMVGESFKGDVQLDVICIKMVGESFKGDVQLDVICIKMISESFKGDVQLDVICIKMISESFKGDEQVDVICIKMVGESFKRDVQLDVICIKMVGESFKGDVQLDVICIKMISESFKGDEQVDVICIKMVGESFKGDEQLDVICIKMVGESFKGDEQLDVICIKMVGESSKGDEELDVICIKMVGESFKRDVQLDVISIKMVGESFKGDVQVDVICIKMISESFKGDVQLDVICIKMVGESFKGDEQVDVICIKMVGESFKRDVQLDVICIKMVGESFKGDVQLDVICIKMISESFKGDEQVDVICIKMVGESFKGDVQLDVICIKMVGESFKGDVQLDVICIKMISESFKGDVQLDVICIKMISESFKGDEQVDVICIKMVGESFKRDVQLDVICIKMVGESFKGDVQLDVICIKMISESFKGDEQVDVICIKMVGESFKGDEQLDVICIKMVGESFKGDEQLDVICIKMVGESSKGDEELDVICIKMVGESFKRDVQLDVISIKMVGESFKGDVQVDVICIKMISESFKGDEQVDVICIKMVGESF
- the LOC139063461 gene encoding uncharacterized protein isoform X1 — encoded protein: MELKGDVQLDVICIKMVGESFKGDVQLDVICIKMISESFKGDEQVDVICIKMVGESFKGDEELDVICIKMVGESFKRDVQLDVICIKMVGESFKRDVQLDVICIKMISESFKGDVQLDVICIKMVGESFKGDEQVDVICIKMVGESFKRDVQLDVICIKMVGESFKGDVQLDVICIKMISESFKGDEQVDVICIKMVGESFKGDVQLDVICIKMVGESFKGDVQLDVICIKMISESFKGDVQLDVICIKMISESFKGDEQVDVICIKMVGESFKRDVQLDVICIKMVGESFKGDVQLDVICIKMISESFKGDEQVDVICIKMVGESFKGDEQLDVICIKMVGESFKGDEQLDVICIKMVGESSKGDEELDVICIKMVGESFKRDVQLDVISIKMVGESFKGDVQVDVICIKMISESFKGDVQLDVICIKMVGESFKGDEQVDVICIKMVGESFKRDVQLDVICIKMVGESFKGDVQLDVICIKMISESFKGDEQVDVICIKMVGESFKGDVQLDVICIKMVGESFKGDVQLDVICIKMISESFKGDVQLDVICIKMISESFKGDEQVDVICIKMVGESFKRDVQLDVICIKMVGESFKGDVQLDVICIKMISESFKGDEQVDVICIKMVGESFKGDEQLDVICIKMVGESFKGDEQLDVICIKMVGESSKGDEELDVICIKMVGESFKRDVQLDVISIKMVGESFKGDVQVDVICIKMISESFKGDEQVDVICIKMVGESF